A genomic segment from Tuwongella immobilis encodes:
- a CDS encoding AAA family ATPase, with protein MQSNGHGLHTATAAMSLEDPDLWLVLQEQLRQIVPSIRRLRHTPQQELLFDTINGKGFKAHQVSEGTLLTLGLLAAIHGVNKPGILLLDDLDRALHPKAQRELIDLLRGIQKTNSEIQILASTHSPYMLDRMKPNEIQVTTLRDDGSTACQPITHHPDFEKWKDEFQPGELWSFFGEQWASASNPPGENARASIADETGAGAEQP; from the coding sequence ATGCAATCCAATGGTCACGGGCTTCACACGGCGACGGCGGCGATGAGCCTGGAAGATCCGGATCTGTGGTTGGTATTGCAGGAACAATTGCGCCAGATCGTGCCGTCGATTCGTCGATTGCGGCACACTCCGCAGCAGGAGTTGCTGTTCGACACCATCAATGGAAAAGGCTTCAAGGCGCATCAGGTGAGTGAAGGAACGCTGCTGACGCTCGGTTTGTTGGCCGCAATTCATGGTGTCAACAAGCCTGGCATTCTGTTGCTGGACGATCTGGATCGGGCGTTGCATCCCAAGGCGCAGCGGGAATTGATCGATTTGTTGCGAGGCATTCAGAAGACGAATTCGGAGATCCAGATTTTGGCCTCCACCCATTCCCCGTACATGCTCGATCGCATGAAGCCGAATGAAATCCAAGTGACTACCCTTCGGGACGATGGATCGACTGCGTGCCAACCGATCACGCATCATCCGGATTTCGAGAAATGGAAGGACGAGTTTCAACCAGGTGAGCTATGGAGTTTCTTCGGCGAGCAGTGGGCTTCTGCAAGCAATCCGCCGGGTGAGAATGCGCGTGCGAGCATTGCCGATGAGACTGGAGCTGGAGCGGAACAACCATGA
- a CDS encoding HNH endonuclease, with protein MESGLEPYCALCLRVVPERLLTKHHCLPKSKGGTTEHIALLCGMCHSMVHTTFENRTLAREYASVEDLREAAELQPFLKWVRKQPATRKTKHAPRRNKR; from the coding sequence ATGGAATCGGGGTTGGAGCCGTATTGTGCCCTCTGTCTGCGAGTGGTCCCGGAGCGGTTGTTGACGAAACATCACTGCTTGCCCAAAAGCAAAGGCGGAACGACGGAGCATATTGCGCTGTTGTGCGGGATGTGCCATAGCATGGTGCATACCACCTTCGAGAATCGCACGTTGGCACGGGAATATGCCTCGGTGGAGGATCTTCGAGAAGCGGCGGAACTGCAACCGTTTCTGAAGTGGGTCCGCAAGCAACCCGCGACGCGCAAGACGAAACATGCCCCACGTCGCAACAAGCGGTAA
- a CDS encoding metal-dependent hydrolase has product MAGYRGHLSLSTPCGVAVGVLGVTYFGVQPTVGILGGVMCTLSGMLPDLDSDSGVPMRETFCLLGAMVPMLLLRRLTQSSLSEDQLLLVMIGLYAGVRFGLQSIFKHFTVHRGMFHSIPAMLIAGGVAFESYGSEHYSDRLYLACAVMIGFFSHLLLDEIYSVKVSFGGVKFNQFAGTAIKFFSPSLRANLACYGLLIVVLGSVEVDLRQDTGYSLVDVVKNPRILKTEQEIHAPQMFSPQGDTPPGFFPNLHKPVPKSQSPETPTIQPSPKGQGPKPKEVPSPNPNGNSWVDLKLPPLPVIGGQGNPQPAPTSPSAVPTGTPVAKPRGGNSSPNGITLGRPETAPQSTTESESPFRLLPRQR; this is encoded by the coding sequence ATGGCAGGGTATCGCGGGCATTTGAGTCTGTCGACTCCGTGCGGGGTCGCCGTCGGTGTGTTGGGGGTGACCTACTTCGGCGTGCAGCCGACCGTCGGCATCCTCGGCGGGGTCATGTGTACCCTCAGCGGCATGCTGCCCGATTTGGACAGCGATAGCGGCGTCCCCATGCGGGAAACCTTCTGCTTGCTCGGCGCGATGGTCCCCATGCTGCTGCTGCGCCGCTTGACGCAATCATCATTGAGCGAAGATCAGTTGCTGCTCGTGATGATTGGCCTGTATGCCGGGGTTCGATTTGGACTCCAATCAATCTTTAAGCATTTTACCGTCCACCGGGGGATGTTCCATTCCATCCCGGCAATGCTGATCGCAGGTGGTGTGGCATTCGAGAGTTACGGCAGCGAACACTACAGCGATCGACTCTATTTGGCCTGCGCGGTGATGATCGGATTCTTCTCACACTTGTTGCTGGATGAGATTTATTCGGTCAAAGTCAGCTTCGGCGGTGTGAAGTTCAATCAATTCGCAGGAACTGCGATCAAGTTCTTTTCGCCGTCATTGCGTGCGAATCTCGCCTGCTACGGGTTGTTGATTGTGGTGTTGGGGTCCGTCGAAGTCGATTTGCGGCAAGACACCGGATACAGCCTCGTCGATGTGGTCAAGAACCCGCGCATTCTGAAGACGGAACAGGAAATCCACGCGCCGCAAATGTTTAGCCCGCAAGGAGATACGCCGCCGGGATTCTTCCCGAATCTCCACAAGCCCGTGCCCAAGAGCCAATCGCCGGAAACGCCAACAATCCAACCGTCGCCCAAGGGACAGGGGCCGAAACCGAAGGAAGTCCCCTCGCCGAATCCGAATGGAAATTCGTGGGTAGATTTGAAACTTCCGCCGCTGCCGGTAATCGGTGGCCAGGGGAACCCGCAACCGGCCCCAACATCGCCATCAGCCGTGCCCACGGGCACTCCGGTGGCCAAGCCACGCGGCGGCAACTCCTCGCCGAACGGAATCACCCTCGGTCGCCCGGAAACCGCCCCGCAGTCGACCACGGAATCCGAGTCGCCATTCCGATTATTGCCGCGACAACGCTAA
- a CDS encoding tetratricopeptide repeat protein gives MRRRRFIGGMLALALLGTIGWLMLGTRTVPEPPIVFAPEQLPPNFRDLGTQLDPVPESIVARIEAFRAALRQGTRHTDAGNAVDLPADAFWNPNRILREFNRYHPLDSLEPDVRESLRTTLQSEIRIINQELNTQVRPRSVPTFGIRWIDRDRYGVVFTRWSDERRATVSLPLAIWMIRLQDTWEITEIEYLSTGERLSLRAHLIWRELFHQPGASIARIERIQEESERDQLCQNLLHQGRFADCESLLLDLERTMLPAELRAIALHVRAQCRLARLELALAEADLDEADRHWPGNEAFQITRARLKLAQKQPTAAREILESALAQLGDDPMLVALRGQSLAAEQNWSRAEPELRRALDAAPQLPDALDALRACLNARNADRAELGTRLMTMPNPEIALPRLIETALEATDNASIAVYLNRFQTSQPESATGHAEALRVELRTRPAAEQAAAIQRTWDKLSKSSQIELLLALVPEWQRSPQLIAWFSAIPASAKPLAFDLLAQPLLDDAKRLRQLIDAERAAVPDDPIIDFYEGCLSRIDSDWSTALTHFRRYRDAKVSDPRLMSKQRVAAAQVVRCLAHQNNRPEAELALKELAERFPPLDPRMTLLIPAIFRDEPGIRTALDQLKARGIDPATYLSDIDLEHLEPLIRDPNGKLAPAAPPAESTPAPDRSK, from the coding sequence ATGCGACGACGGCGGTTCATTGGCGGAATGCTGGCACTGGCGCTGCTTGGCACCATTGGCTGGCTGATGCTTGGCACACGCACCGTTCCCGAACCGCCGATCGTGTTCGCACCCGAGCAATTGCCGCCTAATTTCCGCGACTTGGGCACCCAACTTGACCCCGTGCCCGAGTCGATTGTTGCCCGAATCGAGGCGTTTCGGGCCGCCCTCCGCCAGGGCACCCGTCACACCGACGCCGGCAACGCTGTCGATCTCCCCGCCGATGCATTTTGGAATCCCAATCGAATCCTCCGCGAATTCAATCGCTACCACCCGCTCGATTCGCTGGAACCCGATGTCCGCGAAAGCCTGCGCACCACCCTGCAAAGCGAAATTCGCATCATCAACCAGGAATTGAATACCCAGGTCCGCCCGCGTTCCGTGCCAACCTTTGGCATCCGCTGGATCGACCGCGACCGCTACGGCGTGGTCTTCACCCGCTGGAGCGATGAGCGCCGCGCCACCGTCTCACTCCCGCTGGCAATCTGGATGATCCGGCTGCAAGATACGTGGGAAATCACCGAAATCGAATATCTCAGCACCGGCGAACGCCTCAGCCTGCGGGCCCATCTCATCTGGCGCGAACTGTTCCACCAGCCGGGCGCCAGCATCGCTCGAATCGAGCGCATTCAGGAGGAAAGTGAACGCGATCAACTCTGCCAAAACTTGCTGCATCAGGGCCGATTCGCGGATTGCGAAAGCCTGCTGCTCGATCTGGAACGCACCATGTTGCCCGCGGAATTGCGAGCAATCGCCCTGCATGTGCGGGCCCAATGCCGACTCGCCCGGCTGGAACTCGCCTTGGCCGAGGCCGACCTCGACGAAGCCGATCGGCACTGGCCCGGCAACGAAGCCTTCCAGATCACCCGTGCCCGCCTGAAACTCGCTCAAAAGCAGCCAACCGCCGCCCGCGAAATCCTCGAATCCGCCCTCGCGCAATTGGGGGACGATCCGATGTTGGTGGCACTTCGCGGCCAATCGCTCGCCGCGGAACAGAATTGGAGCCGCGCGGAACCGGAACTGCGCCGCGCACTCGATGCCGCCCCGCAATTGCCGGATGCGCTCGATGCCCTGCGAGCCTGCCTGAATGCCCGCAATGCCGACCGCGCGGAACTCGGCACCCGGCTCATGACCATGCCCAACCCGGAAATCGCCCTGCCGCGACTCATCGAAACCGCCCTGGAAGCGACGGATAACGCATCCATCGCCGTCTATCTGAATCGCTTCCAGACCAGCCAACCCGAATCGGCCACCGGCCACGCCGAGGCACTGCGCGTCGAACTGCGCACCCGCCCCGCCGCCGAACAAGCCGCCGCGATTCAACGCACCTGGGACAAATTGAGCAAATCCAGCCAGATTGAATTGTTGTTGGCGTTGGTGCCGGAATGGCAGCGTTCCCCGCAGTTGATCGCCTGGTTTTCGGCAATCCCCGCCAGCGCCAAACCGCTCGCCTTTGATCTGCTGGCGCAGCCGTTGTTGGACGATGCAAAACGCTTGCGACAACTGATCGACGCCGAGCGCGCCGCCGTTCCCGATGATCCGATCATCGATTTCTACGAGGGGTGTCTGTCCCGAATTGACAGCGATTGGTCGACCGCGTTAACCCACTTCCGCCGCTATCGAGATGCCAAAGTCAGCGATCCGCGTCTGATGAGTAAACAACGAGTCGCCGCCGCACAGGTCGTGCGCTGCCTGGCGCATCAGAACAACCGCCCGGAAGCCGAATTGGCATTGAAGGAACTCGCCGAGCGATTCCCCCCGCTCGACCCACGCATGACGCTCCTCATCCCGGCCATCTTCCGCGATGAACCCGGCATCCGCACCGCTCTGGACCAACTGAAAGCCCGTGGCATCGATCCCGCCACCTACCTCAGCGACATCGACCTGGAACATCTGGAACCGCTGATCCGCGACCCCAACGGCAAGCTCGCCCCAGCCGCCCCGCCTGCGGAATCCACGCCCGCACCCGACCGATCGAAGTAG
- a CDS encoding ABC transporter ATP-binding protein gives MTDFCIQNLSKTYATGQVALDGVSLSLPLGQHLRIIGPSGAGKSTLLRCIAGLESPEPQAVIQLGATALHALPPHQRGIGWVPQRPLLMPDRPVIEQLRWGASESRWLRRQTIVEWLDLGPLLHRRPHQLSGGEIQRIVLARLFLRECLLWLLDEPTSFLDPPRQRNFREQLHLLQAESGVTILEVTHDWNAIRSDSPVAVLLSGRLCQMGLPRDLLHHPAHPLVAEALTPTLPGQIWNRFAGRWQSSVTGQMGFLPDSPGPMWNPPIGWNGSPKSANRIWFGWSQPVRLGTPRTTDWSLGDWRVVAVDPLVGSPSPSAMIDLDQAGRRVRSWLFHADWPRIGEVVPCGVAVDAVSYYDHSTGLRHDDRDG, from the coding sequence ATGACGGATTTTTGCATCCAAAATCTGTCGAAAACCTATGCCACTGGCCAAGTTGCGCTCGATGGGGTCTCCCTATCCCTGCCGCTTGGCCAGCATCTGCGCATCATTGGGCCCAGTGGTGCTGGCAAATCGACATTGCTGCGGTGTATCGCCGGGCTGGAATCGCCCGAACCGCAAGCCGTAATTCAACTTGGGGCAACGGCACTGCATGCGCTGCCACCTCATCAACGGGGCATTGGCTGGGTGCCGCAACGCCCCTTGCTGATGCCCGATCGCCCCGTCATCGAGCAATTGCGCTGGGGGGCCAGCGAATCACGATGGTTGCGTCGTCAGACGATTGTGGAGTGGTTGGATCTCGGGCCACTGCTGCATCGGCGACCGCACCAACTGTCCGGCGGCGAGATTCAGCGCATCGTCCTCGCCCGACTGTTCTTGCGAGAATGTCTCCTTTGGCTGCTCGATGAACCGACTTCCTTTCTCGATCCGCCCCGCCAACGAAATTTTCGAGAACAATTGCACTTGCTCCAGGCCGAATCGGGCGTCACAATCCTAGAAGTGACACACGATTGGAACGCGATTCGTTCCGATTCCCCGGTCGCGGTGCTTCTGTCCGGGCGGCTTTGCCAAATGGGGCTGCCCCGAGATTTGCTGCATCACCCGGCGCATCCGCTGGTGGCTGAGGCACTTACGCCCACGCTCCCCGGACAAATTTGGAATCGGTTTGCCGGTCGCTGGCAATCGTCCGTCACCGGCCAGATGGGATTTCTTCCCGATTCGCCCGGCCCGATGTGGAACCCACCCATCGGCTGGAACGGATCACCGAAATCCGCAAATCGCATCTGGTTCGGTTGGTCCCAACCCGTTCGCCTGGGCACCCCCCGGACGACCGATTGGTCGTTGGGCGATTGGCGCGTGGTTGCGGTGGATCCGCTCGTCGGTTCCCCCTCACCCTCCGCGATGATCGACCTCGATCAGGCCGGCCGAAGGGTGCGTTCTTGGCTTTTCCATGCCGACTGGCCCCGGATTGGCGAGGTCGTCCCTTGCGGGGTCGCCGTTGATGCCGTATCGTACTACGATCACAGCACCGGATTGCGACACGACGATCGGGATGGATGA
- a CDS encoding UbiA-like polyprenyltransferase: MLSRLNALLGLIRFSHTVFALPFALVSAAIAWKDEPFRWVDLLGILMCMVFARTSAMAFNRLIDRRFDAANPRTANRHIPAGILSTSSVAWFAVMSGGLFLASTGIFLLREPPNPWPLRLGLPVLLFVLGYSYTKRFTSLSHFWLGASLMLAPVAAWIAIRGITELQTPIMLGLAVFFWVAGFDILYACQDADFDRNVGLHSVPARLGIAGALRVALACHLVMPGLLFAVTLTTTHLGPIYLVGLGLLTLLLLVQHSLVRPDDLTRVNQAFFGVNAIVSIGLFIVVVLDLLID; encoded by the coding sequence ATGCTCAGCCGTTTGAATGCCCTGTTGGGGCTGATCCGCTTTAGTCACACCGTCTTCGCCCTGCCATTTGCGCTGGTGAGTGCGGCGATTGCCTGGAAGGATGAGCCATTCCGCTGGGTGGATTTGCTTGGCATTTTGATGTGCATGGTGTTCGCCCGCACGTCGGCGATGGCGTTCAATCGATTGATCGACCGTCGGTTCGATGCGGCCAACCCGCGCACCGCCAACCGCCACATCCCCGCCGGAATTCTCTCCACCTCCAGCGTCGCCTGGTTCGCGGTGATGAGCGGCGGATTATTTCTGGCATCGACGGGAATATTCTTGCTGCGCGAGCCGCCCAACCCCTGGCCACTCCGATTGGGGCTGCCGGTGCTGCTGTTCGTGCTGGGCTACTCGTACACCAAGCGGTTCACGTCGTTGTCGCACTTTTGGCTGGGAGCGTCGCTGATGCTGGCCCCGGTGGCGGCATGGATTGCGATTCGCGGAATCACCGAGCTGCAAACCCCGATCATGCTGGGACTTGCGGTATTCTTCTGGGTGGCGGGATTCGATATTTTGTACGCCTGCCAAGATGCCGATTTCGACCGCAATGTCGGCCTGCACAGCGTCCCCGCGCGCTTGGGAATTGCCGGCGCGCTGCGGGTGGCCCTGGCTTGCCATCTAGTGATGCCCGGCCTGCTGTTCGCCGTCACACTTACCACCACCCATCTCGGCCCGATCTACTTGGTGGGATTGGGGTTACTCACCCTGCTGCTGCTAGTCCAACATTCGCTCGTCCGCCCCGACGACCTCACCCGCGTCAACCAAGCCTTCTTCGGTGTCAACGCGATTGTCAGCATCGGTCTATTCATTGTCGTCGTGTTGGATTTACTCATCGATTAA
- a CDS encoding PQQ-binding-like beta-propeller repeat protein: MGEPTSEPTSPSLARRIFRVGVPQLTIVITLLLVVGLQTWPHGHLEEMYRHMGTFMSVMFGTAILSAWFLFATKFRWVTRILPVALWWGGIIAGFQTQVLYFDGDSQIHVRNPFAPSVTAQLSAFEATTASAGQSRPVALTPEKPTDATNYRGRDRSGIITGMELPESVTSAAPKQLWKRPIGGGYAGIVTANDYLVTIEQRDSQEATVCYDAESGKEVWAYTNPAQFQEVLGGPGPRATPTIDRGDVYTLGATGHLARLDGSTGQAKWTAEILANNENLMWGMCGSPLIVDNLVIVNPGAQSAGQPSLRAYDRDTGKVVWESGKARAGYSSPMLATLAGIRQVLLFDGEGIAGYDPTTGKEFWRVLWTTNQGINVAQPIVVDDKTVFVASGYGVGGGWVEVTPADGDAASKSPLKAKLLNRTKSTVMRCKFTSPVLHQGHIYGLNDGKLECIDARTGEVKWKDDRRPREGQAYGHGQLLLVGKWLVMQTEFNEVVLIEATPDELREGWRIQPLEGTKSWNTPTIADGRLYVRSDRDMAAFDLRK; encoded by the coding sequence ATGGGCGAACCGACATCGGAACCCACTTCTCCGAGTCTTGCCCGACGCATTTTCCGCGTCGGTGTGCCGCAATTGACGATTGTGATTACTCTTCTGCTGGTTGTCGGACTCCAAACCTGGCCACACGGACACTTGGAGGAAATGTACCGACACATGGGCACGTTCATGTCGGTCATGTTCGGAACCGCGATTCTTTCCGCATGGTTTCTCTTTGCGACTAAGTTTCGTTGGGTGACTCGCATTCTCCCTGTTGCCCTGTGGTGGGGTGGAATCATTGCCGGATTCCAAACGCAGGTGCTGTATTTCGATGGCGATTCGCAGATCCATGTCCGCAATCCCTTCGCGCCATCCGTCACCGCCCAATTGAGCGCATTTGAAGCGACGACTGCCTCTGCTGGCCAATCTCGCCCAGTCGCACTCACGCCGGAAAAACCGACCGATGCCACCAACTACCGAGGACGCGACCGCAGCGGCATCATCACCGGCATGGAATTGCCCGAGTCCGTCACCAGCGCAGCGCCCAAGCAGTTATGGAAACGCCCCATCGGGGGGGGGTATGCGGGCATTGTCACGGCCAATGACTATCTCGTGACCATCGAACAACGCGACAGCCAAGAAGCCACCGTCTGCTACGATGCCGAGTCCGGCAAAGAAGTCTGGGCGTACACCAATCCGGCCCAATTCCAGGAAGTTCTGGGCGGCCCCGGCCCGCGCGCCACGCCCACGATTGATCGCGGCGATGTCTACACGCTCGGCGCAACCGGCCACCTCGCCCGACTCGATGGCAGCACCGGCCAGGCGAAATGGACTGCCGAAATCCTGGCCAACAACGAAAACCTCATGTGGGGCATGTGCGGATCGCCGCTCATTGTCGACAATCTCGTCATTGTCAATCCGGGGGCACAATCCGCCGGTCAACCCAGTCTGCGAGCCTATGACCGCGACACCGGCAAAGTCGTCTGGGAATCCGGAAAGGCTCGCGCGGGCTACTCCTCGCCCATGTTGGCCACCCTCGCCGGCATCCGCCAAGTGTTGCTCTTTGACGGCGAAGGCATTGCCGGGTATGATCCCACCACCGGCAAGGAATTCTGGCGCGTGCTCTGGACCACGAATCAGGGGATCAACGTCGCTCAGCCGATTGTGGTGGATGACAAAACTGTTTTCGTGGCCAGCGGTTACGGCGTGGGTGGCGGCTGGGTCGAAGTCACTCCCGCAGACGGCGATGCTGCCAGCAAAAGCCCGCTCAAGGCCAAGCTGCTCAATCGCACCAAATCCACAGTGATGCGCTGCAAATTCACGAGTCCCGTGCTGCATCAGGGGCACATTTATGGCCTCAACGACGGGAAACTCGAATGCATCGATGCCCGCACCGGCGAGGTGAAGTGGAAAGACGACCGACGACCGCGAGAAGGACAAGCCTACGGACACGGTCAACTCCTGCTCGTGGGCAAATGGCTGGTCATGCAAACGGAATTCAACGAAGTGGTGCTGATCGAAGCCACTCCCGACGAGTTGCGGGAAGGCTGGCGCATCCAACCGCTGGAAGGCACCAAGAGTTGGAACACCCCCACCATCGCCGATGGCCGACTCTACGTCCGTAGCGATCGGGACATGGCCGCGTTCGACCTGCGGAAATAA
- a CDS encoding FmdB family zinc ribbon protein, with amino-acid sequence MPMYVYAVILPDGTDGDTFEVLQSISEPPLTEHPETGQPVRRVITAPNAPKAWTDTHAKANLSDKNLERLGFTKYKRAGGGNYEKTAGSGPDVISAND; translated from the coding sequence ATGCCGATGTATGTCTACGCGGTGATCCTGCCAGATGGCACCGATGGCGATACCTTCGAGGTGTTGCAAAGTATTTCCGAGCCGCCACTTACGGAACATCCCGAGACGGGCCAACCCGTCCGCCGTGTGATTACCGCTCCGAATGCGCCCAAGGCGTGGACCGACACCCACGCCAAGGCCAATCTCAGCGATAAAAATCTCGAACGCCTCGGCTTTACGAAGTACAAACGGGCCGGCGGCGGGAATTATGAGAAGACGGCTGGCAGTGGCCCGGATGTCATTTCCGCCAACGATTAA
- a CDS encoding ornithine cyclodeaminase family protein produces MSVLYLSEDDVRQVLTMELALESVEAGIRKVALSEGQSIPRTRCQTDHVMLHVMSASAKSLGVIGLKTYTTTRKQSKFLVLLYDGRSGELKAMMQADYLGQMRTGAASGLATRLLAPESADTVGILGAGKQARTQLQAVCQVRSIRQARVYSPTAERRTQFAAEMSALCGVEVIPVDTPEAAVRDMAIVCTASSARDPILFGNWLHPGQHLNIVGSNFLGKSEIDLEVCRRSKVVVVDNEDQAKLEAGDFVEALREGVLDWREIQDLGHVLVGRAAGRKTPEDITLFKSVGVAIEDVALAGRLLPLAQDRGLGTVLPI; encoded by the coding sequence ATGTCGGTGCTGTATCTCTCGGAAGATGATGTTCGCCAAGTGCTGACCATGGAGTTGGCGCTCGAATCCGTCGAAGCGGGCATCCGAAAGGTCGCCCTCTCCGAGGGGCAAAGTATCCCCCGCACGCGCTGCCAGACCGACCATGTCATGCTGCATGTGATGTCGGCATCGGCCAAATCGCTGGGTGTGATCGGTCTGAAAACCTACACCACGACCCGGAAGCAATCGAAGTTTCTGGTGCTGCTGTATGATGGTCGCAGTGGCGAACTCAAGGCGATGATGCAGGCCGATTATCTCGGCCAAATGCGCACGGGGGCCGCCAGCGGATTGGCGACGCGGCTATTGGCTCCGGAATCCGCCGATACGGTTGGCATTCTCGGTGCCGGGAAACAGGCCCGCACCCAACTCCAAGCGGTGTGCCAAGTTCGGTCGATTCGCCAGGCCCGCGTATACAGCCCCACCGCCGAGCGCCGCACGCAATTTGCCGCCGAAATGTCGGCACTCTGCGGCGTGGAGGTGATCCCGGTGGACACCCCCGAGGCGGCGGTGCGCGACATGGCGATTGTCTGCACGGCATCGTCGGCACGCGATCCGATTTTGTTCGGAAATTGGCTGCATCCGGGACAGCATTTGAACATTGTGGGATCGAATTTCCTCGGCAAATCGGAAATCGATTTGGAAGTCTGCCGCCGATCGAAAGTCGTCGTCGTTGATAACGAAGACCAAGCGAAGCTCGAAGCGGGTGATTTTGTCGAAGCGCTCCGCGAAGGCGTGCTCGACTGGCGCGAAATTCAAGACCTGGGGCATGTGCTGGTGGGGCGGGCCGCGGGTCGCAAAACGCCTGAGGATATTACGCTGTTCAAATCCGTTGGCGTGGCGATTGAAGATGTCGCGTTGGCCGGGCGACTGTTGCCATTGGCCCAAGATCGCGGCCTGGGCACTGTCTTACCGATATGA
- a CDS encoding class I SAM-dependent methyltransferase — MDLASWELLRSSAGQTALRMAMQQIPTDATFLAELQRLSRAVDADTARLALQQAMLRQRAREKFQRADQMLFQREALEQATSEPIARYRAGRFAGMQLVAEVGCGIGGDSLALAQVAPLWAIDRDPVRLAMAEYNVQVNEPKFPVRFDSQELKSHDWRGVDGIFVDPARRVQGQRILRVEDAEPPLSQIRQWQMQVPAVAVKLAPGTARLDWEHQPAEVEFISRGGELKECVLWFGPWRSVARRATVLDREGRFLGSLATPFRIGALPDPVEPRGYLLDPDAAVIRAELLGDLAESLHAAPLEEGIALLTCDEAISTPFAECLEIEAIVPVKEKPLKAELRRRKIGSLEIRKRGVSMDADALARAVRLPTGDRRILLVTPLHGKPTGLLLRRLPESTPTRD, encoded by the coding sequence ATGGATCTTGCCAGTTGGGAATTGCTGCGTTCCTCTGCCGGGCAGACGGCGTTGCGCATGGCCATGCAGCAGATTCCGACCGATGCCACGTTTCTGGCCGAACTGCAACGACTCAGCCGCGCGGTGGATGCCGACACCGCTCGACTCGCACTTCAACAGGCCATGTTGCGCCAACGTGCCCGCGAAAAATTCCAGCGGGCCGATCAGATGCTCTTCCAGCGCGAGGCACTCGAACAGGCCACCAGCGAGCCAATCGCTCGTTATCGTGCGGGGCGATTCGCCGGCATGCAGTTGGTGGCCGAGGTGGGTTGCGGCATCGGCGGCGATTCCCTCGCACTCGCCCAAGTCGCCCCGCTTTGGGCCATCGACCGTGATCCGGTCCGACTCGCCATGGCCGAATACAATGTGCAGGTGAACGAGCCGAAATTTCCCGTGCGATTCGATTCGCAGGAGTTGAAATCGCACGATTGGCGCGGCGTAGACGGCATTTTCGTCGATCCCGCCCGCCGGGTGCAGGGGCAACGCATTCTCCGCGTGGAAGACGCCGAGCCGCCGCTCTCGCAAATTCGCCAGTGGCAGATGCAAGTGCCCGCCGTCGCCGTCAAACTCGCGCCCGGCACCGCCCGACTCGACTGGGAACATCAACCCGCCGAGGTCGAATTCATCAGTCGCGGCGGCGAATTGAAAGAATGCGTGCTCTGGTTCGGCCCCTGGCGATCGGTCGCGCGGCGAGCCACCGTATTGGACCGCGAAGGGCGATTTCTCGGCAGTTTGGCCACCCCATTTCGCATCGGCGCACTGCCCGATCCGGTCGAACCACGGGGATACCTGCTCGACCCCGACGCCGCGGTGATTCGTGCGGAATTGCTGGGCGATCTCGCCGAATCGCTGCACGCCGCCCCCTTGGAAGAGGGGATTGCCCTCTTGACCTGCGACGAGGCCATTTCGACGCCATTCGCCGAATGTTTAGAAATTGAAGCGATTGTTCCGGTGAAGGAAAAGCCGCTGAAAGCGGAATTACGCCGCCGAAAAATCGGCAGCCTGGAAATCCGCAAACGCGGCGTGTCGATGGACGCCGACGCCCTCGCCCGCGCAGTGCGACTCCCCACCGGCGACCGCCGCATCCTGCTGGTGACCCCGCTGCACGGCAAACCCACCGGCCTCCTCCTCCGCCGCCTCCCCGAATCCACCCCCACGCGGGATTGA